A region of uncultured Draconibacterium sp. DNA encodes the following proteins:
- a CDS encoding rubrerythrin yields the protein MTKLAGTKTEQNLLKAFAGESQARMRYDYFAKQAKKEGLEQIAAIFEETALNEKEHAKRFFKFLEGNMVEITATYPAGKIGTTMENLKASADGENEEWTELYPEFAKVAEEEGFRDIAMAFKLIARVEEAHENRYRTLYNNLEEGKVFKRGDKVVWKCRNCGFIHEGTAAPKLCPACQHPQSYFEIKESNY from the coding sequence ATGACAAAGTTAGCAGGTACAAAAACCGAACAGAATTTATTAAAAGCATTTGCGGGTGAGTCTCAGGCGCGCATGCGTTACGATTATTTTGCAAAACAAGCCAAAAAAGAAGGATTGGAACAAATAGCTGCCATTTTTGAAGAAACCGCATTGAACGAAAAAGAGCATGCCAAACGTTTCTTTAAATTTTTAGAAGGCAACATGGTTGAAATCACCGCAACTTACCCTGCCGGTAAAATTGGTACTACTATGGAAAACCTGAAAGCATCAGCCGATGGTGAAAACGAAGAGTGGACAGAACTTTATCCTGAGTTTGCTAAAGTAGCAGAAGAGGAAGGTTTTAGAGATATCGCCATGGCTTTTAAATTAATTGCCCGCGTTGAGGAAGCACATGAAAACCGCTACCGTACCTTGTATAACAATCTTGAAGAAGGAAAAGTGTTTAAACGTGGCGATAAAGTGGTGTGGAAATGCCGTAATTGTGGTTTCATTCACGAAGGAACTGCAGCACCGAAATTGTGCCCGGCTTGTCAGCACCCACAGTCTTATTTCGAAATTAAGGAATCGAATTATTAG
- a CDS encoding Bax inhibitor-1/YccA family protein: MMNLTKSSNPVLKEKAFSRDYTTQSDVMTVNGTVNKTALMLLLVIAGAVFTWNKFFEAVATNPEAGLAAVGPWLAIGGIGGFITVLVTVFRPQSSGISAPIYAVFEGLFLGGISAIFEMQYSGVVMRAVMLTLAVFMVMLFLYRSGIIKVTQKFMMGVFAATAGIALVYFVSFIAGMFGAEMSFLYGNSNLSIGISLVVVAVAALNLVLDFSFIERAAESGAPKYMEWYGAFGLMVTLIWLYLEILRLLSKLASRN, translated from the coding sequence ATGATGAATCTTACAAAATCTTCAAATCCTGTTTTAAAAGAAAAAGCTTTTAGCAGAGATTATACAACACAGTCGGATGTAATGACTGTAAACGGAACCGTAAATAAAACAGCATTAATGTTGCTGTTGGTAATTGCCGGTGCAGTATTTACCTGGAATAAGTTTTTTGAAGCTGTTGCCACAAACCCGGAAGCCGGTTTAGCGGCAGTGGGGCCGTGGTTGGCAATTGGAGGAATTGGTGGTTTTATAACCGTTTTGGTAACTGTTTTCCGCCCGCAGAGTTCTGGTATTTCGGCACCAATTTATGCTGTTTTCGAAGGACTGTTTCTTGGCGGAATATCAGCCATATTCGAGATGCAATATTCAGGAGTTGTAATGCGTGCTGTAATGCTTACGCTGGCCGTTTTTATGGTGATGCTGTTTTTGTATCGCTCGGGAATTATTAAGGTGACACAAAAATTTATGATGGGCGTTTTTGCTGCCACAGCCGGTATTGCGCTGGTGTATTTTGTCAGTTTTATTGCCGGAATGTTTGGTGCCGAAATGTCGTTTTTGTACGGCAATTCAAATCTCAGCATCGGGATTAGTCTGGTTGTTGTTGCCGTTGCTGCTTTAAATTTGGTACTCGACTTTTCGTTTATCGAGCGGGCAGCAGAGTCGGGGGCTCCAAAATATATGGAATGGTACGGAGCTTTTGGATTAATGGTAACACTTATTTGGTTGTATCTTGAAATTTTACGTTTGTTATCGAAATTGGCAAGTAGAAATTAA
- a CDS encoding cysteine desulfurase has product MNYDIEKIRSYFPILQQKVYNKPLVYLDTAASAQKPVQVLLKLEQLHNDYYGNIHRGAHYMADKATVEYEEVRDKVQQFINAASRKEIIFTKGTTESINLVASSFCERYVSEGDEIIVSEMEHHSNIVPWQIAAERQNAKIVKLPFNDTGLLEMEKLPELITPKTKLIAVNHISNVLGTINPIAEIIEIAHKHNVAVLVDGAQASAHMKIDVQKLDVDFYAFSAHKIYGPNGVGVLYGKEKWLEEIPPYQGGGQMISEVSFDGTTFNELPYKFEAGTPNISGLAAFGAAIDLVNEIGVENIGRYEHELLEYATEKLKAINGLKIYGEAPHKSGVICFNIDGIHSYDLGILIDKMGIAIRTGHHCAHPIMQHFEISACARISFGMYNTKEEIDIFMEALNRAIMML; this is encoded by the coding sequence ATGAATTACGATATCGAAAAAATCAGATCATATTTCCCCATTCTCCAGCAAAAGGTATATAATAAACCGCTTGTTTATCTCGACACGGCCGCATCGGCGCAAAAGCCGGTTCAGGTGCTTTTAAAATTGGAGCAGCTGCACAACGATTACTATGGCAACATCCACCGTGGTGCGCACTACATGGCCGACAAAGCAACGGTAGAGTACGAAGAGGTACGCGATAAGGTGCAGCAATTTATTAATGCTGCTTCGCGAAAAGAAATAATTTTCACAAAAGGAACCACCGAAAGTATTAACCTGGTGGCCAGTAGCTTTTGTGAGAGATATGTTTCGGAAGGCGATGAGATCATCGTTTCTGAAATGGAGCATCACTCAAACATTGTTCCGTGGCAGATTGCCGCCGAAAGACAAAATGCCAAAATTGTAAAACTTCCGTTTAACGACACCGGCTTACTTGAAATGGAAAAGTTGCCGGAATTGATCACTCCGAAGACAAAACTTATCGCTGTTAATCACATTTCCAATGTATTGGGAACAATAAACCCGATTGCAGAGATTATTGAAATCGCCCACAAACACAATGTGGCTGTTTTGGTTGACGGAGCACAGGCATCGGCACACATGAAGATTGATGTACAAAAACTCGATGTTGACTTTTACGCATTCTCGGCGCACAAAATATACGGACCAAACGGAGTTGGTGTTTTATACGGCAAAGAAAAGTGGCTGGAAGAAATTCCTCCTTACCAGGGAGGTGGACAAATGATTTCGGAGGTATCGTTTGACGGCACCACGTTTAACGAATTACCCTACAAATTTGAAGCAGGCACGCCTAACATTTCGGGTTTGGCAGCTTTTGGTGCGGCAATTGATCTGGTAAACGAAATTGGCGTTGAAAACATTGGCCGTTACGAACACGAGTTACTGGAGTATGCCACCGAAAAACTAAAAGCCATTAATGGTTTGAAGATTTACGGTGAAGCGCCTCACAAATCGGGAGTGATCTGTTTTAATATCGACGGAATTCATTCGTACGATCTGGGAATACTGATCGATAAAATGGGTATTGCCATTCGCACCGGACATCATTGTGCTCATCCAATTATGCAGCATTTTGAAATATCGGCCTGTGCACGCATTTCATTTGGGATGTACAATACAAAAGAAGAGATTGATATATTTATGGAGGCTCTGAATAGAGCAATTATGATGCTCTGA
- a CDS encoding SufE family protein, which translates to MSMEEIQQEIIEEFSMYEDWMDKYGYLIELGNDLEELDAKDKNDQNIIKGCQSRVWLVAELKDGKIYFKGESDAVIVKGLVALLLRVVSGRTPQELLETELHFIDDLGLKQHLSPTRSNGLLAMVKQIRLYAVAYSKIAG; encoded by the coding sequence ATGAGCATGGAAGAAATTCAGCAGGAGATAATTGAAGAGTTTTCGATGTACGAAGACTGGATGGACAAATATGGCTACCTGATTGAATTGGGGAACGATTTGGAAGAGCTTGACGCCAAAGATAAAAACGACCAGAACATTATTAAAGGATGCCAGTCGCGCGTGTGGTTGGTAGCCGAATTGAAAGATGGTAAAATATACTTTAAAGGCGAGAGCGATGCCGTTATCGTTAAAGGTTTGGTGGCACTGCTGCTACGCGTTGTTTCGGGCCGTACACCACAAGAGCTGCTTGAAACAGAGCTGCACTTTATCGACGATCTGGGGCTGAAACAACACCTGTCGCCTACCCGTTCAAATGGTCTGCTTGCCATGGTAAAACAAATTCGTTTATACGCTGTTGCATATAGCAAGATTGCAGGATAA
- a CDS encoding iron-sulfur cluster assembly protein, producing the protein MDKRIDLIINNLKEVYDPEIPVNVYDLGLIYNVDVDENNQANILMTLTAPGCPVVDVLVDDITQAAQSVDGVEKVDVELTFEPPWDKSMMSEEARLELGFF; encoded by the coding sequence ATGGATAAAAGAATAGATTTAATTATAAATAACCTGAAAGAGGTTTACGACCCGGAGATTCCGGTAAACGTATACGACCTGGGCCTGATTTACAATGTTGATGTTGACGAAAACAACCAGGCTAATATTTTAATGACACTTACCGCCCCGGGCTGTCCGGTGGTTGATGTGTTGGTTGATGATATAACCCAGGCCGCCCAATCGGTTGATGGTGTAGAAAAAGTTGATGTAGAATTAACGTTCGAACCACCGTGGGATAAATCAATGATGAGCGAAGAAGCCCGACTCGAACTGGGATTCTTTTAA
- a CDS encoding GNAT family N-acetyltransferase yields MQLLEVVDKKTKKQFHQVPHIIYKNDPNWAAPLQGMTEGIFDPKKNKTFRNGKAIRWILLDDSGKLIGRIAAFINFNLAKTYEQPTGGCGFFECIDDQEAANKLFKVAADWNKENGMEAMDGPINFGENYVNWGLLVDGFMPQGFGMPYNPKYYEKLFRGFGFEVYFEQYCFHLDYTVPFPERFWKIAGWVAKKPQYQFKHFDFKQTDKFVKDFCEIYDAAWSFHEHYKPLDPDDLYDFLTESKAILDPEMIWFAYAEDKPIAMFVMIPDINQLLIKLNGKLDLPGILKFFYYKKKRVMNRTRIFLMGVDPKFQRAGIESGIFWHQEQIMKKKSHQHYTEVELSWAGDFNPKIISIYEATGAKKAKTHYTMRYMFDRSKRVTKAPLIS; encoded by the coding sequence ATGCAGTTACTAGAAGTCGTAGACAAAAAAACGAAGAAACAATTTCACCAGGTACCACACATAATTTATAAGAATGATCCGAATTGGGCCGCTCCTTTACAGGGGATGACTGAGGGAATTTTTGATCCGAAAAAGAACAAAACTTTTCGGAATGGAAAAGCTATTCGCTGGATTTTGTTAGACGATAGTGGCAAGCTGATTGGCCGGATTGCTGCATTTATAAATTTCAACCTGGCAAAAACATACGAGCAACCAACAGGTGGCTGTGGTTTTTTTGAGTGCATCGACGATCAGGAGGCGGCCAATAAACTTTTTAAAGTGGCTGCCGACTGGAACAAAGAAAATGGCATGGAAGCCATGGATGGTCCGATAAATTTTGGCGAGAATTACGTAAACTGGGGATTGCTGGTTGATGGTTTTATGCCTCAGGGTTTTGGTATGCCTTACAATCCAAAGTATTACGAAAAGCTGTTTCGCGGATTTGGTTTCGAAGTGTATTTCGAGCAGTATTGTTTCCACCTCGATTACACTGTGCCGTTTCCCGAACGTTTTTGGAAAATTGCCGGCTGGGTGGCTAAAAAACCACAATATCAGTTCAAACATTTCGATTTTAAACAAACCGATAAGTTTGTAAAAGATTTCTGCGAGATCTATGATGCGGCGTGGTCGTTCCACGAGCATTATAAACCGCTCGATCCGGACGATTTGTATGATTTTCTTACCGAGTCGAAAGCAATTCTTGATCCGGAAATGATCTGGTTTGCGTATGCCGAAGACAAGCCGATTGCCATGTTTGTGATGATTCCGGACATTAATCAGCTGTTGATAAAACTAAACGGCAAACTGGATTTGCCCGGTATTTTAAAGTTCTTTTATTACAAAAAGAAAAGGGTGATGAATCGAACCCGGATCTTCCTGATGGGGGTTGATCCAAAATTCCAGCGTGCAGGTATCGAATCCGGAATTTTCTGGCACCAGGAGCAGATTATGAAAAAGAAATCGCACCAACATTACACCGAAGTCGAGTTGTCGTGGGCCGGTGATTTTAATCCGAAAATTATTTCAATTTACGAAGCAACAGGCGCTAAAAAGGCCAAAACGCATTACACCATGCGGTATATGTTCGACCGGAGCAAAAGGGTAACAAAAGCGCCGCTGATTAGTTAG
- the sufD gene encoding Fe-S cluster assembly protein SufD → MSVLVDKADLSLKYTAHYNEVKDELFANSSDILNAQRKKAFQNFVLQGIPTRKNENYKYTNLNPAFVPDFKFIHTREEKKADMGEVFRCDVPQLNTNLALVFNGWFYKNETEKGDLPEGVILDSLDSISKERPELLEKYASLANVEEDPMVALNTAFAKDGFFLYVPKNVVVESPIQIINLLQGEKDTFSTQRNFILVEDGAKVQVLLCDHTMNLNQYVNNSVTEIFAGNNSEVEFYTLQNQHNKATNINSVFIDQQRDSRATTHTVSLHGGLIRNNLQFALNGENAEAHMFGMAFMDKKQHVDNFTQVIHAAPHCESNQIYKNVLDEKSTGAFSGRIHVVRDAQKTNAFQRNNNLLLTDEATMQTKPQLIIDADDVKCSHGATVGQIDEEALFYLRARGINEDQARLMMMNAFAHEVVKEIKLEPLRDRIDELVDKRLRGEVARCHDCAYQCDC, encoded by the coding sequence ATGAGCGTTTTAGTTGACAAAGCAGATTTATCGCTAAAATATACCGCGCATTACAACGAAGTAAAAGACGAGCTTTTCGCAAACTCGTCCGATATTTTGAACGCTCAACGAAAAAAGGCGTTTCAGAACTTTGTTTTGCAGGGTATACCAACGCGAAAAAATGAAAATTATAAATACACCAACCTAAATCCGGCATTTGTGCCCGATTTTAAATTCATCCATACAAGGGAGGAAAAGAAAGCCGATATGGGCGAGGTTTTTCGTTGCGATGTTCCGCAACTGAACACCAACCTGGCACTGGTTTTTAATGGTTGGTTCTACAAAAACGAAACAGAAAAAGGAGATCTTCCGGAAGGTGTTATTCTCGACAGCCTCGACAGTATTTCGAAAGAAAGACCTGAGCTGCTGGAAAAATATGCCAGCCTGGCCAATGTTGAAGAAGACCCAATGGTAGCTTTGAACACTGCCTTTGCCAAAGATGGTTTTTTCCTTTATGTTCCGAAAAACGTAGTAGTTGAAAGTCCTATCCAGATTATTAATCTGTTGCAAGGCGAAAAAGATACATTCTCTACTCAACGGAATTTTATTCTTGTTGAGGATGGGGCTAAAGTTCAGGTGCTGTTATGCGATCATACGATGAACCTGAACCAATACGTAAATAACTCGGTAACCGAAATTTTTGCCGGCAACAATTCAGAGGTTGAGTTTTATACGCTGCAAAACCAGCACAACAAAGCCACCAATATCAACTCGGTATTTATCGATCAACAGCGCGATTCGCGTGCTACAACGCACACCGTATCGTTACACGGCGGTTTGATTCGTAACAACCTGCAATTTGCATTGAACGGAGAAAATGCCGAGGCTCACATGTTTGGAATGGCCTTTATGGACAAGAAACAACATGTGGATAATTTCACACAGGTGATTCATGCAGCACCTCATTGCGAAAGTAATCAGATTTATAAAAACGTGCTCGACGAAAAATCAACGGGTGCCTTCTCAGGAAGAATACACGTGGTTCGCGATGCACAAAAGACAAATGCTTTCCAGCGAAACAACAACTTGCTGCTGACCGACGAGGCAACCATGCAAACAAAACCTCAGCTCATTATTGATGCTGACGATGTAAAATGTAGTCACGGTGCAACAGTTGGCCAGATTGATGAAGAAGCGTTGTTCTACCTGCGCGCCAGGGGAATTAACGAAGATCAGGCACGTTTGATGATGATGAATGCATTTGCCCACGAGGTTGTAAAAGAAATCAAACTGGAACCATTGCGCGACCGTATCGACGAACTGGTTGACAAACGCCTGCGAGGCGAAGTTGCCCGTTGTCACGATTGTGCTTACCAGTGCGATTGTTAA
- the lon gene encoding endopeptidase La — MGKYKNTAFQTMFGSGMMDNESDFLPIIADGDDKDLKNVEVPSVLPILPLRNTVLFPGVVLPITVGRERSLKLIRDVNQGSKLLGTVAQKDYTVDKPEAGDLYEIGTVAEIMKVLEMPDGSTSVIIQGKRRFRINEIVSEEPYFKASVEPLTDITSKDDNEFNAIVGSLKDLSIKVAQFSANVPPEATFAVKNIENSTFLINFICSNTDINVDDKQKLLEIESLKDRGVQAISFLVKEVQMLELKHDIQKKVKTDMDKQQREFMLNQQMKTIQDELGGNPVEQEINALKEKAKEKKWNKDVDEFFHREVEKLGRLNPAAGEYSVQFTFCQTLLDLPWNEYTEDNFDLKHASKVLDEDHYGLEKVKERMLEHLAVLKLKNDMKAPILCLYGPPGVGKTSLGKSVARALGRKYARMSLGGLHDESEIRGHRKTYIGAMPGRIIQNIKKSKSSNPVFILDEIDKVSKHFHGDPASALLEVLDPEQNSEFHDNYVEHDYDLSKVMFVATANSLSTIAPPLRDRLELIEVSGYLLEEKVEIAKRHLIPKQLENHGLKKSDITFPKDIIELIIDGYTRESGVRELDKKLAKLIRRVAKKIAFEESYNKKLTKVDVREYLGVTEYSKEKYQGNEFAGVVTGLAWTAVGGEILFVETSLSKGKGALTLTGNLGDVMKESAMLAHEYLKSHADELDLNPEVFEKWNVHVHVPEGAIPKDGPSAGVTMVTSLASAFTQRKVKKNLAMTGEITLRGKVLPVGGIKEKILAAKRAGITEIILSEQNKKNLEDIKEAYIKGLKFHFVNTIMDVLDIALLKAKVDKPMKIE, encoded by the coding sequence ATGGGTAAGTATAAAAATACAGCTTTTCAAACAATGTTCGGATCGGGAATGATGGATAACGAATCAGACTTTCTTCCAATTATTGCCGATGGCGATGACAAGGATTTAAAGAATGTGGAAGTGCCATCGGTTCTTCCGATTTTGCCGCTGCGTAACACGGTTTTGTTTCCGGGTGTGGTATTGCCAATTACGGTTGGCCGCGAGCGATCGTTGAAGCTCATTCGCGATGTAAACCAGGGAAGCAAATTGCTGGGTACTGTGGCGCAAAAGGATTATACGGTTGACAAACCCGAAGCAGGCGACTTGTACGAAATTGGTACAGTAGCCGAAATTATGAAGGTGCTGGAAATGCCCGACGGATCAACTTCTGTAATCATTCAGGGGAAACGCCGTTTTAGAATAAACGAGATCGTTAGCGAAGAGCCTTATTTTAAAGCATCGGTTGAACCGTTAACTGATATTACTTCGAAAGATGACAATGAGTTTAATGCCATTGTTGGTTCGCTGAAAGACCTGTCGATCAAGGTTGCACAGTTCTCGGCCAATGTGCCGCCCGAAGCCACTTTTGCCGTTAAAAATATCGAGAACTCAACTTTCCTGATCAACTTTATTTGCTCGAACACTGATATTAATGTTGACGACAAACAAAAGCTGCTGGAAATTGAAAGCCTGAAAGACCGTGGTGTGCAGGCCATTAGTTTTTTGGTGAAAGAAGTTCAGATGCTGGAGCTGAAACACGATATTCAGAAAAAGGTGAAAACCGACATGGACAAACAACAGCGCGAGTTCATGTTAAACCAGCAAATGAAAACCATTCAGGATGAGCTGGGTGGAAATCCGGTAGAGCAGGAAATTAATGCGCTAAAAGAAAAGGCGAAAGAGAAAAAGTGGAACAAAGATGTGGATGAATTTTTCCATCGCGAGGTGGAAAAACTGGGCCGTTTAAACCCGGCAGCCGGCGAATATTCAGTGCAGTTTACGTTCTGTCAGACTTTGCTTGATTTGCCCTGGAATGAATATACCGAAGATAATTTCGATTTGAAACACGCCAGCAAAGTATTGGATGAGGACCACTACGGATTGGAGAAAGTGAAAGAACGTATGCTGGAGCACCTGGCCGTGTTGAAATTGAAAAACGATATGAAAGCGCCGATCCTTTGTTTGTACGGTCCTCCGGGAGTTGGAAAAACATCGTTGGGAAAATCGGTAGCGCGCGCTTTGGGCCGTAAATATGCACGAATGAGTTTGGGTGGTTTACACGATGAGTCGGAGATTCGCGGACACCGAAAAACTTATATCGGTGCTATGCCGGGACGTATCATTCAGAATATTAAAAAGTCAAAATCATCGAATCCGGTATTTATTCTGGATGAGATCGATAAAGTGTCGAAACATTTTCATGGCGACCCGGCCTCGGCATTACTTGAAGTGCTTGACCCGGAGCAAAACAGCGAGTTCCATGATAACTACGTTGAGCATGATTACGATTTGTCGAAAGTTATGTTTGTTGCCACAGCCAATTCGCTGAGCACAATTGCGCCACCTTTGCGCGACCGTTTGGAACTGATTGAAGTAAGCGGTTACCTTTTAGAGGAAAAGGTAGAGATTGCAAAACGTCACCTGATTCCAAAGCAATTGGAAAACCATGGTTTGAAGAAATCGGATATTACTTTCCCGAAAGATATTATCGAGCTGATTATCGATGGTTATACCCGCGAGAGTGGAGTGCGAGAGCTGGATAAAAAGCTGGCAAAACTGATTCGTCGTGTTGCCAAGAAAATAGCTTTTGAGGAATCCTACAATAAAAAACTAACCAAAGTTGATGTGCGCGAATATCTGGGTGTTACCGAGTATTCAAAAGAAAAATACCAGGGTAACGAATTTGCCGGTGTGGTAACCGGTTTGGCCTGGACAGCTGTTGGTGGCGAGATTCTTTTTGTAGAAACCAGCCTGAGCAAAGGGAAAGGTGCTTTAACACTTACCGGAAACCTGGGTGATGTAATGAAAGAGTCGGCAATGCTGGCGCACGAATACCTGAAATCGCATGCTGATGAGCTGGATCTGAATCCTGAAGTATTTGAAAAATGGAATGTACACGTTCACGTTCCTGAAGGCGCTATTCCTAAAGATGGTCCGTCGGCAGGGGTTACAATGGTAACATCGCTGGCATCGGCATTTACACAGCGCAAAGTGAAGAAAAACCTGGCAATGACAGGTGAGATCACTTTACGAGGTAAGGTTCTTCCGGTTGGAGGTATTAAAGAGAAAATTCTGGCTGCCAAACGTGCCGGAATTACTGAGATCATTCTTTCGGAGCAGAACAAGAAAAACCTTGAGGATATAAAAGAGGCTTACATAAAAGGATTAAAATTCCACTTTGTAAATACCATTATGGATGTGCTGGATATAGCACTGTTAAAGGCTAAAGTGGATAAACCGATGAAAATTGAATAG
- a CDS encoding GNAT family N-acetyltransferase, whose product MEVIQVTGNYLVDDFHKVPEIIYKKDRNWIPQLRMMLENTFDPAKNGRFKKGDARRWVLKKDGKLVGRIAAFYDDDYSSGYDQPTGCFGFFECVNDEDAAFTLFDTAREWLKEKGMEAMDGPVNFDENFFFWGLLKDGFRPQTFGMNYNPPYYNDLFAAYGFKTYYEQYSYSLDITNPDLPDRFWKIAEWVAKKPGYSFEHFSMKNQDKHIRDFIEIHEKAWGSHGNYKPIKFELLKDLLSGAKIILDEEFIWYAYHNGKPIAFFMQILDLNQIIQKLRTGKLSFWQGLKLLYLKKRKTITRCRVIVLGVVPGYQGKGIESAIFHHLKKVMLRKSWYDDMEMSWIGDFNPKMNAMFKSFGADRTQTHCTLRYLFDREKEFVRAPIIE is encoded by the coding sequence ATGGAGGTTATTCAGGTTACCGGCAATTACCTGGTAGATGATTTTCATAAAGTACCGGAAATAATTTACAAGAAGGATCGTAATTGGATTCCCCAGCTTCGTATGATGCTCGAAAATACTTTTGATCCGGCAAAAAACGGGCGTTTCAAAAAAGGCGATGCACGGCGTTGGGTATTAAAAAAAGATGGAAAACTTGTTGGTCGGATTGCCGCATTTTACGACGATGATTATTCTTCGGGCTACGATCAACCAACAGGATGTTTTGGTTTCTTTGAGTGTGTAAATGATGAAGATGCAGCTTTTACATTGTTTGATACAGCTCGCGAGTGGTTGAAAGAAAAAGGCATGGAAGCCATGGATGGCCCGGTAAATTTCGATGAGAATTTCTTTTTTTGGGGATTGCTAAAGGATGGATTCCGGCCGCAAACTTTTGGAATGAACTACAATCCGCCGTATTACAACGATTTATTTGCGGCTTATGGTTTTAAAACCTATTACGAACAATACAGTTATTCGTTGGACATAACTAATCCCGATTTGCCCGATCGATTTTGGAAAATAGCAGAATGGGTGGCCAAAAAACCGGGATACTCTTTTGAGCACTTTTCCATGAAAAATCAGGATAAACACATCCGTGATTTTATCGAGATCCATGAAAAAGCCTGGGGAAGTCACGGGAATTATAAACCGATTAAATTTGAGCTGCTCAAAGATCTTTTGTCGGGTGCAAAAATTATTCTCGATGAGGAATTTATTTGGTATGCCTATCACAACGGAAAGCCCATTGCCTTTTTTATGCAGATACTGGATTTGAATCAAATTATACAAAAATTAAGAACGGGGAAACTGAGTTTTTGGCAGGGCTTAAAATTGCTGTATTTGAAAAAACGCAAAACGATTACGCGGTGCCGGGTTATTGTATTGGGTGTAGTTCCCGGCTACCAGGGCAAAGGAATTGAATCGGCAATTTTCCATCATCTCAAAAAAGTAATGTTGCGAAAATCGTGGTACGACGATATGGAAATGAGCTGGATAGGAGATTTTAATCCAAAGATGAATGCCATGTTCAAATCATTCGGAGCAGATCGCACGCAAACTCATTGTACTCTGCGTTATTTATTCGACCGTGAGAAAGAATTTGTACGAGCTCCGATTATTGAATAA
- a CDS encoding type B 50S ribosomal protein L31, which yields MKKDIHPTEYRLVAFKDMSNGHTFITRSTVDTKETETIDGVEYPIYKLEISNTSHPFYTGKTKLVDTAGRVDKFMSRYGKHMENRKK from the coding sequence ATGAAAAAAGACATTCATCCAACGGAATACAGATTGGTAGCATTTAAAGATATGTCGAACGGACATACTTTTATTACCCGCTCTACTGTTGATACAAAAGAGACTGAGACTATCGACGGTGTTGAATACCCTATTTACAAACTGGAAATTTCTAACACTTCGCACCCGTTTTACACTGGTAAAACTAAACTTGTGGATACTGCAGGTCGTGTAGATAAATTCATGAGCCGTTACGGTAAACACATGGAAAACAGAAAGAAATAA